In Synechococcus sp. A18-25c, a single window of DNA contains:
- a CDS encoding APC family permease — MAAVSVRWFSRLLGRPLPRSSAGDERLPNIQALPILSSDALSSVAYATEAALGILILGGSAALKLSLPITLAIILLIVIVVLSYRQAIAAYPNGGGSYVVARDNLGRNVGLVAAAALLIDYTLTAAVSLMAGTQALSSLDPTLLPYEVPIALVLLVLVGWANLRGVKEAGRVFAIPTYAFVLMIALLTVAGLKDLTFHHGWHPDPPPLTAALEPIGLFLILRAFSSGCSAMTGIEAIANGVKVFREPAPVNARKTLLVMAILLSAMVFAVSGMGFMYGIAPNPDITVLAQIGQRVFGNGSVLYWTLQITTLLILVLAANTAFSGFPRLAAMLAEDRCLPVQMNLLGDRLVYQNGIGVLLGITALIIVICRGETTVAVNLYALGVFTAFTLSQLGLVNRWRTQRGSGWRGRMFMNALGSITTFVVLVVIVVSKFDEGAWTVVIAIPLLVWGLAVIRRRYRQIFAALAPDPEAAPLQVVPRDPPTGHHAIVWIPSMMRPAFEAVRYACSFADSVTAVVVVQNDQDAGSLSQMWDRYVGTNTGALELVLLDSPFSSLLDPFCDFVTAEERRHPERTTTVVMPVAIPRDRLDVALLNQRARALFEALSDDQSRVFSIVRYYVPNGRHQAGSRPSGSMD, encoded by the coding sequence ATGGCTGCTGTGTCCGTTCGATGGTTCTCCCGTCTGCTGGGGCGTCCGTTGCCGCGCTCCAGTGCAGGGGATGAGCGACTTCCCAACATTCAGGCGCTGCCGATTTTGTCGTCGGATGCGTTGTCATCCGTTGCCTATGCCACGGAGGCGGCGCTCGGCATCTTGATTCTGGGTGGAAGCGCAGCCTTGAAGCTGTCGCTGCCCATCACTCTCGCGATCATCCTTTTAATTGTGATCGTTGTGCTGTCGTACCGGCAGGCGATTGCGGCTTACCCCAATGGCGGCGGCTCCTATGTGGTGGCCCGCGACAATCTCGGACGCAATGTCGGGCTGGTGGCCGCTGCGGCGCTGTTGATTGACTACACGTTGACGGCAGCGGTCAGCCTGATGGCGGGCACCCAGGCGCTGTCGTCACTTGACCCCACGCTTTTGCCCTACGAGGTGCCCATCGCCCTCGTGCTGCTGGTGCTGGTGGGTTGGGCCAATCTGCGTGGGGTGAAGGAAGCGGGGCGAGTGTTCGCGATTCCCACTTACGCCTTCGTGTTGATGATCGCGCTGCTGACGGTGGCGGGGCTCAAGGATCTGACCTTTCATCACGGTTGGCATCCTGATCCACCGCCGTTGACCGCGGCCTTGGAGCCGATCGGGTTGTTCCTGATCCTGCGGGCATTCAGTTCCGGTTGCTCGGCGATGACGGGCATTGAAGCGATCGCCAATGGTGTGAAGGTGTTTCGTGAGCCAGCGCCGGTCAATGCACGCAAGACACTCTTGGTGATGGCCATCCTGCTGTCGGCGATGGTCTTTGCCGTCAGCGGCATGGGGTTCATGTACGGGATTGCGCCGAATCCCGACATCACCGTGCTGGCCCAGATCGGACAGCGCGTTTTCGGCAACGGCAGCGTTCTGTATTGGACTTTGCAGATCACCACCCTCCTCATCCTGGTGCTGGCCGCCAACACGGCGTTCTCCGGCTTCCCCAGGTTGGCGGCGATGCTCGCGGAGGACCGCTGCCTGCCAGTGCAGATGAATCTTCTGGGAGACCGACTGGTGTACCAGAACGGCATCGGTGTGCTGCTGGGCATCACGGCGTTGATCATCGTGATCTGCCGTGGGGAGACCACCGTGGCGGTGAATCTCTACGCCCTGGGGGTGTTCACCGCCTTCACCCTCTCGCAACTGGGTCTGGTGAATCGCTGGCGAACGCAACGGGGCTCTGGCTGGCGCGGCCGCATGTTCATGAATGCGCTCGGGTCGATCACCACCTTTGTGGTGTTGGTGGTGATTGTGGTGAGCAAGTTTGATGAAGGGGCTTGGACGGTTGTGATCGCCATCCCGCTGTTGGTGTGGGGATTGGCTGTGATCCGTCGCCGTTATCGCCAGATCTTCGCAGCGTTGGCTCCCGATCCTGAGGCGGCTCCACTGCAAGTGGTTCCCCGAGATCCACCGACCGGGCATCACGCCATTGTCTGGATTCCGAGCATGATGCGACCCGCTTTCGAGGCGGTGCGTTACGCCTGTTCCTTTGCCGATTCGGTCACTGCAGTGGTGGTGGTGCAGAACGATCAAGACGCCGGATCTCTCAGTCAGATGTGGGATCGTTACGTGGGAACCAACACCGGTGCACTTGAGTTGGTGCTGCTGGATAGCCCGTTTAGCTCTCTGCTGGATCCGTTCTGTGACTTTGTGACAGCGGAGGAGAGGCGACACCCTGAGCGCACCACCACGGTGGTGATGCCGGTGGCGATCCCGAGGGATCGTCTCGATGTTGCGTTGCTCAATCAGCGGGCCCGTGCCCTGTTCGAGGCGCTCTCCGATGATCAAAGCCGCGTGTTCTCGATCGTGCGCTACTACGTGCCAAACGGTCGCCACCAAGCCGGCTCTCGGCCCTCAGGCAGCATGGACTGA
- a CDS encoding dihydrolipoamide acetyltransferase family protein, producing the protein MATHDIFMPALSSTMTEGKIVEWLKKPGDKVGRGESVLVVESDKADMDVESFNEGYLAAVLMPAGSTAPVGETIGLIVETEAEVAEAQAKSSSGGDAAAPAPAAPAPAPAAADPAPTPSAPAVTPAPPAPAPAPAVPPAPAPVAAPVANGRVIASPRAKKLASQMGIELSTLRGSGPNGRIQAEDVERAAGRPVSVPRVGEGSAAAVVAGVAASAPAPSAPAGNSFGRPGETVAFNTLQGAVNRNMEASLAVPCFRVGYTITTDKFDAFYKQVKSKGVTMTALLAKAVAVTLARHPQVNASTTAAGMAYPAEVNVAVAVAMEDGGLITPVLRQADRTDLYEMSRQWKDLVTRSRSKQLQPEEYSTGTFTLSNLGMFGVDRFDAILPPGTGAILAVAASRPTVVAGKDGSIAVKRQMQVNLTADHRVIYGADGAAFLKDLAELIETRPESLAL; encoded by the coding sequence TTGGCGACCCACGACATCTTCATGCCTGCCCTCAGCTCCACGATGACGGAGGGGAAGATCGTCGAATGGCTCAAAAAGCCTGGCGACAAGGTCGGCCGCGGCGAGTCGGTGCTCGTGGTCGAATCCGACAAGGCTGATATGGATGTGGAGTCCTTCAACGAGGGCTACTTGGCTGCCGTGCTGATGCCTGCTGGAAGCACCGCTCCAGTGGGCGAAACGATTGGGCTGATTGTTGAAACTGAGGCTGAGGTTGCTGAAGCTCAGGCCAAGTCATCCTCGGGTGGTGATGCTGCGGCTCCCGCCCCTGCTGCTCCAGCCCCAGCACCAGCAGCTGCAGACCCTGCTCCTACTCCCTCTGCGCCAGCGGTGACCCCTGCTCCTCCGGCACCTGCTCCAGCTCCCGCGGTTCCCCCGGCACCGGCACCAGTAGCTGCGCCTGTTGCCAATGGACGTGTGATCGCCAGCCCTCGGGCCAAGAAGCTGGCCTCCCAGATGGGCATTGAGCTGTCGACGTTGCGCGGTAGTGGCCCGAATGGTCGCATCCAGGCTGAGGACGTTGAGCGTGCGGCTGGTCGCCCTGTGAGCGTGCCTCGTGTGGGTGAGGGCTCCGCGGCTGCCGTTGTGGCCGGTGTCGCTGCTTCAGCACCCGCACCGAGCGCTCCTGCCGGCAACAGCTTCGGTCGGCCTGGTGAGACGGTTGCGTTCAACACCCTCCAGGGAGCGGTCAACCGCAACATGGAGGCCAGCCTTGCTGTTCCCTGCTTCCGCGTCGGCTACACCATCACCACCGACAAGTTCGATGCTTTCTACAAGCAGGTGAAGTCGAAGGGCGTCACCATGACGGCTTTGCTGGCGAAGGCCGTTGCCGTCACCCTGGCGCGTCACCCTCAGGTCAATGCTTCTACCACTGCTGCCGGCATGGCCTACCCGGCTGAGGTGAATGTGGCTGTCGCTGTGGCCATGGAAGACGGTGGTCTGATCACGCCAGTGCTTCGACAGGCCGATCGCACCGACCTCTATGAAATGTCCCGTCAGTGGAAAGATCTGGTGACCCGCTCACGCAGCAAGCAACTGCAGCCTGAGGAATACAGCACCGGCACGTTCACCCTCTCCAACCTGGGCATGTTTGGTGTGGATCGCTTTGATGCCATCCTCCCGCCTGGCACCGGTGCGATTCTTGCCGTGGCGGCCTCCCGCCCCACAGTCGTGGCAGGCAAGGATGGATCAATCGCTGTGAAGCGGCAAATGCAGGTCAACCTCACCGCTGACCACCGTGTGATTTATGGCGCTGACGGCGCGGCCTTCCTTAAGGATCTGGCTGAACTGATTGAGACTCGGCCTGAAAGTCTGGCCCTTTGA
- a CDS encoding YlqD family protein: protein MSDGTTLSIKRSITIRAVVTPAWKEEAERELSGAISTTDQQLAQLEQEGQQVVDEVRRQSANPLDPRVQEQVGQVQQQVAAKRAELEEQKRNLLQQQAQVRELEMEQIVEQGQLDSFCDIQVGDNLVSKMQVAVVVRDGVIESIQQG from the coding sequence ATGTCCGACGGCACCACCTTGTCGATCAAGCGCTCCATCACGATTCGCGCGGTGGTGACTCCTGCGTGGAAGGAGGAAGCCGAACGTGAGCTCAGTGGCGCCATCTCTACCACCGATCAGCAGCTGGCCCAGCTTGAACAGGAGGGTCAACAGGTGGTGGATGAGGTACGCCGTCAAAGTGCGAACCCTCTGGACCCCCGCGTTCAGGAGCAAGTGGGGCAGGTGCAGCAGCAGGTGGCTGCCAAGCGGGCTGAACTAGAGGAGCAGAAGCGCAACCTTCTGCAGCAGCAGGCTCAAGTGCGTGAGTTGGAGATGGAACAGATCGTGGAGCAGGGCCAGCTGGATAGTTTCTGCGACATTCAGGTGGGCGACAACCTGGTGAGCAAGATGCAGGTGGCCGTTGTGGTCCGTGACGGGGTGATCGAGTCGATCCAGCAGGGCTGA
- a CDS encoding AMP-binding protein, producing the protein MHRRGDRPGRPRPAPVTAAQASWQPTPREQEALARQSHVQALGRVDQVWPWLAAQHGEVMAVDAPHAAHPERFNYQQLAERIERAAAAFQQLGLRVGDVVGLFAENSPRWLVADQGLMRAGVVDAVRGAAAPVEELRYILEDSKAVALVVQTGDLLERLQLSADLQAQLRFVLVLEGEAPPGALDFDTFLSRADGHQPPDPMANREQASAVHTIATILYTSGTTGRPKGVPLTHANLLHQMRSLATVTRPDAGAPVLSVLPIWHSYERSAEYYFFSCGCSQSYTTIKQLKRDLPRVKPVIMATVPRLWEAVQAGFEDVVKTLPPARQRLLRSALANSKAYRLARRRSLDLLIEPLRKRDRLRALAEATRRWPAHALASQLIWPKLRQQLSGGALLYPINGGGAIAPHVDAFFEAVGIELLVGYGLTETSPVVSCRRPWRNIRGSSGLPMPETEFRVVDAETRAPLAYRQRGVVLVRGPQVMGGYLDKPEATAKVLDVDGWFDTGDLGMLLPDGSVVLTGRAKDTIVLSSGENLEPGPLEEALVSSPLVEQVMLVGQDERQLAALVVPKQESLQAWALEQGCDPGPDLGGRPGDPALLRLLRGELNRLLGARVGSRADERLCGVALVEPFSIENGLLTQTLKQRRDRITDRDRPMIESLYGR; encoded by the coding sequence ATGCATCGTCGAGGTGATAGGCCTGGGCGACCGCGCCCCGCTCCTGTGACCGCTGCTCAAGCTTCCTGGCAACCCACTCCCCGTGAGCAGGAGGCACTTGCCCGTCAGTCCCACGTGCAGGCCCTTGGGCGTGTCGATCAGGTCTGGCCCTGGCTAGCAGCTCAGCATGGCGAGGTGATGGCTGTCGATGCGCCCCATGCGGCCCATCCCGAGCGATTCAATTACCAACAGCTGGCCGAACGCATTGAACGCGCTGCTGCGGCTTTCCAGCAGCTCGGGCTCAGGGTTGGCGATGTGGTCGGTCTCTTTGCCGAGAACAGCCCCCGATGGTTGGTGGCTGACCAGGGGTTAATGCGTGCCGGTGTGGTGGATGCGGTGCGTGGGGCGGCCGCGCCGGTGGAGGAGCTCCGTTACATCCTTGAAGACTCCAAGGCCGTGGCCCTGGTGGTGCAAACCGGTGATTTGTTGGAGCGTCTGCAGCTGTCTGCAGATCTTCAAGCCCAACTGCGCTTCGTCTTGGTGTTGGAGGGTGAGGCACCCCCAGGGGCCCTGGATTTCGACACCTTTTTGAGCCGTGCCGATGGGCATCAGCCCCCCGATCCCATGGCGAATCGCGAGCAAGCCTCCGCCGTTCACACCATTGCCACAATCCTCTACACCAGCGGCACCACCGGTCGGCCCAAAGGGGTGCCACTCACCCACGCCAATCTTCTGCACCAGATGCGCAGTCTGGCCACCGTCACCCGCCCGGATGCCGGAGCACCGGTGTTGAGTGTGCTGCCGATCTGGCACTCCTACGAGCGCAGTGCGGAGTATTACTTCTTTTCCTGCGGGTGCTCGCAGAGCTACACCACGATCAAGCAGCTGAAGAGGGATCTGCCGCGGGTGAAGCCGGTGATCATGGCCACCGTCCCCAGGCTTTGGGAGGCGGTGCAAGCAGGCTTTGAAGATGTGGTGAAGACCCTGCCACCTGCACGTCAGCGTCTGCTCCGGTCGGCCTTGGCCAACAGCAAGGCCTACAGGCTGGCCCGTCGCCGCAGCCTGGATTTGTTGATCGAGCCGCTGCGCAAGCGCGACCGTTTGCGAGCCCTGGCGGAGGCAACACGGCGATGGCCGGCCCATGCCCTGGCATCCCAATTGATTTGGCCGAAGTTGCGCCAACAGCTCAGCGGTGGTGCCTTGCTGTATCCGATCAATGGTGGTGGTGCCATCGCTCCTCACGTGGATGCGTTTTTTGAAGCGGTGGGCATTGAACTTCTCGTGGGCTATGGCCTCACCGAGACCAGTCCTGTGGTGAGTTGTCGCCGGCCCTGGCGCAACATCCGTGGCAGTTCCGGATTGCCAATGCCGGAGACGGAGTTCCGCGTTGTTGATGCGGAGACCCGAGCTCCGCTGGCGTATCGGCAACGCGGAGTGGTGCTGGTGCGTGGACCTCAGGTCATGGGGGGCTACCTGGACAAGCCGGAGGCCACCGCCAAGGTGTTGGATGTCGATGGGTGGTTCGACACCGGTGATCTGGGCATGCTTCTGCCTGATGGCTCCGTGGTGCTCACCGGCCGAGCCAAGGACACCATCGTGCTCAGCAGCGGCGAGAACCTCGAGCCGGGTCCCTTGGAGGAAGCGCTCGTGTCATCTCCATTGGTGGAGCAGGTGATGCTGGTGGGTCAAGACGAGCGCCAGCTGGCGGCTTTGGTCGTCCCGAAGCAAGAGTCACTTCAAGCCTGGGCCTTGGAACAGGGCTGCGATCCAGGCCCGGATCTCGGCGGTCGCCCCGGGGATCCAGCTTTGCTGCGGTTGCTGCGCGGGGAGCTCAATCGGTTGCTTGGCGCCCGCGTCGGGTCGAGGGCGGATGAACGTCTGTGCGGTGTGGCGCTCGTTGAGCCGTTTTCCATTGAGAACGGCTTACTGACGCAGACGCTCAAGCAGCGCCGCGATCGCATCACGGACCGCGATCGCCCCATGATCGAGAGCCTTTACGGCCGTTGA
- the lipB gene encoding lipoyl(octanoyl) transferase LipB, translating to MPAPIGNLVTPPDSGSGSSAFLFQPQQLVPFEQAWERQRRWQEGLLAEPAAAGGAEAVWLLQHPSCYTLGRGASEAHLRFDPLQPPSPLHRIDRGGEVTHHAPGQLVAYPVLDLRRHQPDLHWYLRQLEQVVLDVMQALDLQGERIDGLTGVWLDQRKVAAIGVGCRRWITQHGLALNVTCDLAGFEAVVPCGLTGRKVGRLSDWVPGLSLEEVRPLLRDALAQRFGLRWQSVGEGMAIADASSR from the coding sequence GTGCCTGCTCCTATCGGCAACTTAGTAACGCCGCCTGATTCCGGAAGTGGGTCTTCGGCATTTCTTTTTCAGCCGCAGCAACTCGTTCCTTTCGAGCAAGCCTGGGAGCGGCAACGGCGTTGGCAGGAAGGCTTGCTGGCGGAGCCAGCTGCTGCCGGCGGTGCCGAAGCCGTCTGGTTGCTGCAACACCCCAGTTGTTACACGCTCGGACGTGGCGCTAGCGAAGCCCATCTCCGCTTTGATCCGCTTCAGCCTCCGTCACCGCTCCACCGCATTGATCGTGGCGGCGAGGTGACCCATCACGCCCCTGGTCAACTGGTGGCTTACCCCGTGCTGGATCTCCGTCGTCATCAACCCGACCTGCATTGGTATTTGCGTCAGCTCGAGCAGGTGGTGCTGGATGTGATGCAAGCCCTTGATCTGCAAGGTGAGCGGATCGATGGGCTCACAGGGGTTTGGCTGGATCAGCGCAAAGTGGCGGCCATTGGGGTCGGCTGTCGGCGCTGGATCACTCAGCACGGTCTGGCTTTGAACGTGACCTGTGATCTGGCCGGATTTGAGGCTGTGGTGCCGTGCGGCTTGACAGGACGGAAGGTCGGGCGTCTCAGCGATTGGGTCCCGGGATTGTCCTTGGAGGAGGTGCGCCCCTTGCTAAGGGATGCCCTTGCCCAGCGATTCGGGCTCCGCTGGCAGTCGGTCGGTGAGGGGATGGCGATTGCCGATGCATCGTCGAGGTGA
- the hpf gene encoding ribosome hibernation-promoting factor, HPF/YfiA family: MKLLIHGRNLDVTPALRDYTETKLDRAIHHFNDLVQEADVHLSVARNPRVPQQTAEVTVFANGTVIRAQERSENLYASIDLVASKLARQLRRFKDRTSDHHHSHGHRATETPATEAVLNDSPVEESLLDGKEAQLPNPGVRRKYFAMPPMSVDEARHQLDLIDHDFYLFRDRASDELQVIYRRNHGGYGVIQARN; encoded by the coding sequence ATGAAGCTGTTGATCCATGGTCGCAACTTGGATGTGACGCCCGCATTGCGGGATTACACCGAAACCAAGCTTGACCGGGCTATTCATCACTTCAACGATCTTGTCCAAGAAGCGGATGTTCACCTATCGGTGGCCCGCAACCCCAGAGTTCCGCAACAAACAGCCGAGGTCACGGTGTTCGCGAATGGAACCGTGATCCGAGCCCAGGAACGCAGCGAAAACCTTTACGCCAGCATTGATCTGGTGGCCAGCAAACTGGCCCGTCAGCTGCGTCGATTCAAGGACCGCACCAGCGATCACCATCACAGCCACGGCCATCGCGCCACGGAAACCCCGGCCACCGAGGCGGTTCTCAACGACAGTCCTGTGGAGGAATCGCTGCTGGATGGCAAAGAAGCACAGCTGCCGAACCCCGGCGTGCGGCGCAAATATTTCGCCATGCCGCCCATGAGTGTCGACGAGGCCCGCCATCAGCTCGACCTCATCGATCACGATTTTTATTTGTTCCGCGACCGTGCCAGTGATGAATTGCAAGTGATCTACCGACGCAATCACGGTGGATACGGCGTGATCCAAGCTCGCAACTGA
- the deoC gene encoding deoxyribose-phosphate aldolase produces the protein MTMSPRRQDLPDLPPLIHQALLNPMLQEEELHTLCDASRQLGFGGVCVSLSHLQAVRQRLGGRGPVQLAATVGFPFGALPAELKQAQAEWAAAHGADALDVTPDWSALVNGRANTFAEELAAIAALDLPMTVVLDVNQLQDEQLALAAEAAMDAGAAALQAGNGFGPAVTPEQIKTLRQHSRGRCAIKAAGGIRELEHALDLVEAGARGLGTGHGPSLVQALRQQR, from the coding sequence ATGACCATGTCACCGCGGCGGCAGGACCTGCCAGACCTTCCCCCGCTGATCCACCAGGCTTTGCTCAACCCAATGCTCCAGGAGGAGGAGCTTCACACTCTCTGCGATGCCTCAAGGCAGCTTGGTTTCGGTGGCGTCTGCGTCAGCCTGAGCCACCTCCAGGCAGTGCGTCAGCGGCTCGGGGGACGCGGACCGGTACAACTGGCCGCCACAGTGGGGTTTCCATTCGGCGCTCTGCCGGCCGAACTGAAGCAAGCGCAGGCGGAGTGGGCCGCCGCCCATGGCGCTGACGCCCTGGATGTGACCCCCGATTGGTCCGCACTTGTGAATGGCCGGGCCAACACCTTCGCCGAGGAATTGGCTGCGATTGCCGCGCTGGATCTGCCCATGACGGTGGTTCTCGACGTCAATCAGCTCCAGGACGAACAGCTCGCTTTGGCGGCGGAAGCTGCCATGGATGCGGGCGCCGCGGCACTACAAGCCGGCAACGGCTTCGGGCCCGCTGTCACACCGGAACAGATCAAAACCCTGAGACAACACTCGCGCGGACGCTGTGCCATCAAGGCCGCAGGTGGAATCCGGGAGCTCGAGCACGCACTGGATCTGGTGGAAGCCGGTGCAAGGGGCCTAGGCACCGGCCATGGTCCGTCGCTGGTGCAAGCCCTGCGCCAGCAGCGATGA